One window from the genome of Salvia splendens isolate huo1 chromosome 9, SspV2, whole genome shotgun sequence encodes:
- the LOC121749114 gene encoding zinc finger protein ZAT4-like, whose protein sequence is MEKEHICKFCSKSFPCGRSLGGHMRSHLINNTPPLGHHPETRPLKKKLPPLTMACKECGKTFPSWKALFGHMKWHSPNNGGVLVMDSQSDNEAGTTPPCKRKRSDRTITTRYNNNTSITNSSSSLTIATTTTEINDDDQHNEQEEVALSLIILSRDKSYWGDIEGKNSKLDPKSIGVESLQKLKPPRVETKTRKLESLNNETEVRFDEFEVNSPKKLIKRRHHDQFGREREASREGNSNSKFRCSICKKDFRSYQALGGHRASHKKFKGCCAPRSSLETEDSHSQKSKEHECPVCFKVFPSGQALGGHKKSHLIADQAKASPPHQTADRASLDLNLPAPTEEEECGEFEPWWIGGASRIGLLSTS, encoded by the coding sequence ATGGAGAAAGAGCACATCTGCAAGTTTTGCAGCAAGAGCTTCCCATGTGGGAGATCACTTGGAGGCCACATGAGGTCCCATCTGATCAACAACACTCCACCACTAGGCCATCATCCCGAGACACGGCCTCTGAAGAAGAAACTCCCACCTCTCACCATGGCTTGCAAGGAATGTGGCAAGACCTTCCCATCATGGAAGGCCTTGTTTGGCCACATGAAATGGCACTCTCCGAACAACGGAGGAGTTCTTGTCATGGACAGCCAATCGGACAACGAGGCAGGGACCACGCCTCCGTGCAAGAGGAAGAGATCGGACAGGACCATCACTACAAGGTACAACAACAACACATCCATCACAAACTCTTCCTCTTCCCTCACCATAGCAACAACAACAACTGAGATCAACGATGATGATCAACACAACGAGCAAGAGGAGGTGGCCTTGAGCTTGATCATCCTCTCAAGGGACAAGAGCTACTGGGGAGACATTGAAGGCAAGAATTCTAAACTCGACCCGAAAAGTATTGGTGTAGAAAGCTTGCAGAAGCTCAAGCCTCCAAGAGTCGAGACCAAGACAAGAAAACTCGAATCACTAAACAACGAAACTGAGGTTCGATTTGATGAGTTTGAAGTGAACTCTCCCAAGAAGTTGATCAAGAGAAGGCATCATGATCAGtttgggagagagagagaggcatcAAGAGAGGGAAACAGCAACAGCAAGTTTAGATGCTCAATCTGCAAGAAGGATTTTCGATCATACCAAGCATTAGGCGGGCACAGGGCGAGCCACAAGAAGTTCAAAGGCTGCTGCGCTCCGAGAAGCAGCCTAGAAACAGAGGATTCACATAGCCAGAAAAGCAAAGAGCACGAGTGCCCGGTTTGCTTCAAAGTTTTCCCATCGGGCCAAGCTCTAGGCGGCCACAAGAAGTCCCACTTGATCGCGGATCAAGCCAAGGCATCTCCGCCTCATCAGACAGCCGACAGAGCCTCTCTTGATCTCAACTTGCCTGCTCCTACTGAGGAGGAGGAATGTGGTGAGTTCGAGCCGTGGTGGATTGGGGGCGCCTCCCGCATCGGCCTACTCTCCACTTCATGA